From Pandoraea vervacti, the proteins below share one genomic window:
- a CDS encoding cytochrome P450/oxidoreductase yields the protein MSQSTSPTPNTAAAAGCPFHQMAAEKAAETSTEKAPNGCPVSARAAEFDPFEDGYQQDPPEYVRWAREQEPVFYSPKLGYWVVTRYDDIKAIFRDNITFSPSIALEKITPTGPEANAVLASYGFALNRTLVNEDEPAHMPRRRVLMEPFTPEHLKHHEPLVRQLAREYVDRFVNDGRADLVDQMLWEVPLTVALHFLGVPEEDMDKLREYSIAHTVNTWGRPKPEEQVAVAHAVGNFWQLAGKILDKMRQNPDGPGWMQYGIRKQKEYPEVVTDSYLHSMMMAGIVAAHETTANATANAMKLLLSHPDVWREICEDPSLIPNAVEECLRHNGSVAAWRRLATKDVNIGGIEIAAGSKLLIVTSSANHDEGHFADADLFDIRRENASDQLTFGYGSHQCMGKNLARMEMQIFLEEFTRRLPHMKLAEQKFTYVPNTSFRGPEHLFVEWDPAQNPERRDPGVLTRHAPVRIGEPSGHSVTRPVVVESVTPVAQGIVKLRLVAPDGRAMPRWAPGSHIDIECGETGLSRQYSLCGDPADAGALEIAVLHEPEGRGGSNWVHTQLRVGERLRIRGPRNHFRLDETTPRAIFVAGGIGVTPIAAMARRAKALGIDYEIHYSGRSRRTMALIDELQALHGERLHLWVKDEGRRADYANLLATPQAGTQVYACGPVRMLDALAQCCAHWPEDTLRVEHFQSQLGTLDPEKEHAFEVVLKDSGITVTVPADQTLLTALRAANIDVQSDCEEGLCGSCEVQVLEGDVDHRDVVLTRAERDANTKMMSCCSRACGKKLMLAL from the coding sequence ATGAGCCAGTCGACTTCCCCCACCCCGAATACTGCGGCCGCCGCCGGCTGCCCATTTCATCAGATGGCCGCCGAAAAGGCCGCCGAAACGTCCACCGAGAAGGCGCCGAACGGCTGCCCCGTCAGCGCTCGCGCCGCCGAGTTCGACCCGTTCGAGGACGGATATCAGCAGGATCCGCCGGAGTACGTTCGCTGGGCGCGTGAGCAGGAGCCGGTGTTCTACAGTCCGAAGCTGGGCTACTGGGTCGTGACGCGCTACGACGACATCAAGGCGATCTTCCGCGACAACATCACGTTCAGCCCATCGATTGCGCTGGAGAAGATCACCCCCACGGGGCCGGAAGCCAATGCCGTGCTTGCATCCTACGGCTTCGCCCTGAACCGCACGCTGGTCAACGAAGACGAGCCGGCGCACATGCCGCGCCGTCGTGTGCTGATGGAGCCGTTCACGCCGGAGCATCTCAAGCATCACGAACCGCTGGTGCGCCAGCTCGCCCGGGAATACGTCGACCGTTTCGTCAATGACGGACGCGCCGATCTCGTCGACCAGATGCTGTGGGAAGTGCCTCTGACCGTGGCGCTGCACTTCCTCGGCGTTCCCGAGGAGGACATGGACAAGCTGCGCGAATACTCCATTGCGCACACCGTGAACACATGGGGACGACCGAAGCCGGAGGAGCAGGTGGCCGTGGCGCACGCCGTGGGCAACTTCTGGCAACTCGCGGGCAAGATTCTCGACAAGATGCGGCAGAACCCGGACGGTCCGGGCTGGATGCAGTACGGCATTCGCAAGCAAAAGGAGTACCCCGAAGTCGTCACCGACTCGTACCTGCATTCGATGATGATGGCGGGTATCGTCGCCGCGCACGAAACGACCGCCAATGCCACCGCCAATGCGATGAAGCTGCTGCTCTCGCACCCCGACGTGTGGCGCGAAATCTGCGAAGACCCGTCGCTGATTCCGAACGCGGTCGAAGAGTGCCTGCGTCATAACGGCTCGGTGGCGGCGTGGCGCCGTCTGGCAACGAAGGACGTCAACATCGGCGGCATCGAGATCGCGGCTGGATCCAAGCTGTTGATCGTGACGTCGTCCGCCAATCACGACGAAGGGCATTTCGCCGACGCCGATCTGTTCGACATCCGCCGTGAGAACGCCAGCGATCAACTGACGTTCGGCTACGGCTCGCACCAGTGCATGGGCAAGAATCTCGCCCGCATGGAGATGCAGATCTTCCTCGAAGAGTTCACGCGCCGTCTGCCGCACATGAAGCTGGCGGAGCAGAAGTTCACGTACGTGCCGAACACGTCGTTCCGAGGGCCGGAGCATCTCTTCGTCGAATGGGATCCGGCACAGAATCCGGAGCGTCGCGATCCGGGCGTGCTCACGCGTCATGCGCCGGTGCGCATTGGCGAGCCGTCGGGACACAGTGTCACGCGTCCCGTGGTGGTCGAGTCCGTGACGCCGGTCGCACAGGGCATCGTCAAGCTGCGGCTGGTCGCCCCGGACGGTCGCGCGATGCCGCGCTGGGCGCCGGGTTCGCACATCGATATCGAGTGTGGCGAGACGGGGTTGTCGCGTCAGTACTCCTTGTGCGGCGATCCGGCGGACGCCGGCGCGCTGGAAATTGCCGTGCTGCACGAGCCGGAGGGTCGCGGCGGCTCGAACTGGGTGCACACGCAGTTGCGCGTGGGCGAGCGCCTGCGCATTCGCGGGCCGCGCAATCACTTCCGTCTGGACGAAACCACGCCGCGCGCGATTTTCGTCGCCGGCGGCATCGGCGTGACGCCGATTGCGGCGATGGCGCGCCGGGCCAAAGCGCTGGGCATAGATTACGAGATTCACTACAGCGGTCGCAGCCGTCGCACGATGGCGCTGATCGACGAGCTTCAGGCGCTGCATGGCGAGCGTCTGCATCTGTGGGTCAAGGATGAGGGGCGGCGCGCAGACTACGCGAACCTGCTGGCTACGCCGCAAGCGGGCACGCAGGTGTACGCGTGCGGTCCGGTGCGCATGCTCGACGCCCTGGCGCAATGCTGCGCGCACTGGCCCGAAGACACGCTTCGCGTGGAACATTTCCAGTCGCAGCTCGGCACGCTCGATCCGGAGAAGGAGCATGCGTTCGAAGTCGTGCTCAAGGACTCGGGCATTACGGTGACGGTACCGGCGGACCAGACGCTGCTCACGGCATTGCGCGCGGCGAACATCGACGTGCAAAGCGACTGCGAGGAAGGCCTGTGCGGCTCGTGTGAGGTGCAGGTGCTCGAAGGCGACGTGGACCACCGCGACGTGGTCCTCACGCGCGCCGAGCGCGACGCCAATACGAAGATGATGTCGTGCTGCTCGCGCGCCTGCGGCAAGAAGCTGATGCTGGCGTTGTAA
- a CDS encoding methyl-accepting chemotaxis protein, with the protein MKFLSRLKIGTRLTLGFAITLVLLCIVGGMAVFQASRIYAGTRDLADNWLPSVQTLGTAQVAANSARRASLAMLLAADENSHREEAAKRQAAIDLMGKTLDGYTRMIASDEDRRAYDAVKAAWADYVAIDNRVASLDQGDEGAKAQARALLTTDAVKSFASLSERIAAHVALNRQGAMAATDAAAANYRAAFIAAIVLILLALAVATVIAWLITRSITVPIGRCVDIAQTVARGDLSSRIDVEGRDELAQLLGSLKDMNAKLAQVVGQVRTTSESIATGSAQIAAGNTDLSSRTEQQAASLEETAASMEELTTTVKQNADNAEQGNVLASNASHIAQRGGEVVRQVVETMREISDGSARVADITSVIEGIAFQTNILALNAAVEAARAGEQGRGFAVVAGEVRTLAQRSANAAKEIKELIDASTRQVGEGAKLVGEAGGTMDEVVRAVKQVTDLMAEIAAASTEQRTGIEQVNQAVMQMDTVTQQNAALVEEASAAAQSMAAQSSGLRELVSIFRIDGAQGAAHHAANRAQRMIA; encoded by the coding sequence ATGAAGTTCTTGAGTCGTCTGAAAATCGGCACACGGCTGACCCTGGGGTTCGCCATCACGTTGGTGCTGTTGTGTATCGTGGGCGGTATGGCGGTGTTTCAGGCGTCGCGAATCTATGCGGGCACACGCGATCTTGCCGACAACTGGCTGCCCAGCGTGCAGACGCTCGGCACGGCGCAGGTCGCCGCCAATTCGGCGCGTCGCGCATCGCTCGCCATGTTGCTGGCCGCCGACGAGAATTCGCATCGGGAAGAGGCCGCCAAACGTCAGGCCGCCATCGATCTGATGGGCAAGACGCTCGACGGCTACACCCGAATGATTGCGTCGGACGAAGACCGCCGCGCTTACGATGCGGTCAAGGCGGCGTGGGCCGACTACGTCGCCATCGACAATCGGGTGGCGTCGCTCGATCAGGGCGACGAGGGCGCGAAAGCCCAGGCACGCGCGCTACTCACGACAGATGCCGTCAAAAGCTTCGCCTCGCTCAGCGAGCGGATCGCCGCTCACGTGGCGCTCAACCGTCAGGGCGCCATGGCCGCGACCGACGCCGCTGCGGCTAACTATCGCGCCGCGTTCATTGCAGCGATCGTGTTGATTTTGCTGGCGCTCGCCGTCGCCACGGTCATCGCATGGCTCATCACGCGCTCGATCACCGTGCCGATCGGCCGCTGTGTCGACATTGCGCAGACTGTCGCGCGTGGCGACCTCAGTTCGCGCATCGACGTCGAAGGTCGAGACGAACTCGCCCAACTCCTCGGCTCGCTCAAGGACATGAACGCGAAGCTCGCGCAAGTCGTGGGACAGGTGCGCACGACCAGCGAGAGTATTGCCACCGGTTCGGCGCAAATCGCGGCGGGCAACACCGATCTGTCCTCGCGTACCGAGCAACAGGCGGCGTCGCTGGAGGAAACGGCGGCGAGCATGGAAGAGCTCACGACCACCGTCAAACAGAATGCCGATAACGCCGAGCAGGGCAACGTGCTCGCGTCGAATGCATCGCACATCGCCCAGCGCGGTGGCGAAGTGGTGCGTCAGGTGGTCGAGACGATGCGTGAGATTTCCGACGGCTCCGCACGCGTGGCGGACATTACGAGCGTGATCGAGGGCATCGCCTTCCAGACCAACATTCTCGCGCTCAACGCTGCGGTCGAAGCGGCACGCGCGGGCGAGCAGGGACGTGGCTTCGCCGTTGTCGCGGGCGAGGTGCGCACCCTCGCGCAGCGCAGCGCCAACGCCGCAAAGGAGATCAAGGAGTTGATCGATGCATCGACGCGTCAGGTCGGCGAGGGGGCAAAGCTGGTGGGCGAGGCCGGGGGAACGATGGACGAAGTGGTGCGCGCCGTCAAACAGGTGACCGATCTGATGGCGGAGATTGCCGCAGCGTCGACCGAGCAGCGCACGGGCATCGAGCAGGTCAATCAGGCGGTCATGCAGATGGATACCGTCACGCAGCAGAACGCGGCGCTGGTCGAGGAGGCGTCGGCGGCGGCGCAATCGATGGCCGCGCAGTCGAGCGGCCTGCGCGAGCTGGTGTCGATTTTCCGTATCGATGGCGCGCAGGGCGCCGCCCATCATGCGGCAAATCGGGCGCAGCGCATGATCGCATGA
- a CDS encoding acetyl-CoA hydrolase/transferase family protein, whose translation MYEDRIRLASLRDRVMSADDAARLVSDGMVVGMSGFTRAGDAKDMPIALARRAKASPMKITLITGASLGHDSDKTLTQAGVLAKRLPFQVDTTLRGAINRGEVMFVDQHLSETVEFLRTGQFGKLDVAVIEAVAITEDGGLVPSSSVGNSASFAILAEKVIVEINLAQPLAFEGMHDIWIPGQRPHRGPLPIVDVRDRVGTNVVKIAPEKIAAIVITQTPDSASNALPPDADTQRIAGHLIEFFQHEVSRGRLPRALPAIQSGIGTIANAVLTGFIDSPFEDLTMYSEVLQDSTFDLMDAGKMVFASGSSITVSQAVQDRVFKHLERYRDKLVLRPQEVSNHPEVIRRLGLVALNTALEVDIYGNVNSTHVGGTHMMNGIGGSGDFARNARMAIFATKSVAKDGKISSIVPMVPHVDHNEHDVDIIVTEQGLADLRTLAPRERVNLVIDNCAHPSYRDVLREYYRDAQRYGGHTPHALERAFDLHVNLRERGSMLLGK comes from the coding sequence ATGTATGAAGACCGCATTCGCCTGGCGTCGCTGCGCGACCGGGTGATGAGCGCTGACGACGCCGCCAGGCTCGTGAGCGACGGCATGGTGGTCGGTATGAGCGGATTCACCCGCGCCGGCGACGCCAAGGACATGCCGATTGCATTGGCCAGGCGCGCGAAAGCCAGCCCGATGAAAATCACGCTGATTACCGGGGCATCGCTGGGGCACGACTCCGACAAGACCCTCACGCAAGCCGGCGTGCTCGCCAAGCGCTTGCCGTTCCAGGTCGATACCACGTTGCGCGGCGCGATCAATCGCGGCGAAGTCATGTTCGTCGACCAGCACCTCTCCGAGACAGTCGAATTCCTGCGCACCGGCCAGTTCGGTAAGCTGGATGTGGCCGTGATCGAGGCGGTCGCCATCACGGAAGACGGCGGCCTCGTGCCAAGCTCGTCGGTCGGCAATTCGGCGAGCTTCGCGATCCTCGCCGAAAAGGTGATCGTGGAGATCAACCTCGCGCAGCCCCTCGCTTTCGAGGGCATGCACGACATCTGGATTCCGGGGCAACGCCCGCACCGCGGGCCGCTGCCGATCGTCGACGTGCGCGACCGTGTCGGCACGAACGTGGTGAAGATTGCGCCGGAGAAGATCGCGGCCATCGTCATTACCCAAACGCCGGACAGCGCGTCCAACGCGCTGCCGCCGGACGCCGACACGCAACGCATTGCGGGGCATCTGATCGAGTTCTTCCAGCACGAAGTCTCGCGCGGCCGACTGCCGCGCGCGCTGCCCGCGATTCAGTCGGGCATCGGCACCATCGCCAACGCCGTGCTCACGGGCTTCATCGATTCGCCGTTCGAAGACCTGACGATGTACTCGGAAGTCCTTCAGGACTCGACCTTCGATCTGATGGACGCCGGCAAGATGGTGTTCGCCTCGGGCTCGTCGATCACCGTATCGCAGGCCGTACAGGACCGCGTATTCAAGCATCTGGAGCGTTATCGCGACAAGTTGGTGCTGCGTCCGCAGGAAGTCAGCAACCATCCGGAAGTCATCCGGCGTTTGGGGCTCGTTGCGCTGAACACCGCGCTTGAGGTCGACATCTACGGCAACGTGAATTCGACGCACGTCGGCGGCACGCACATGATGAACGGCATTGGCGGATCGGGCGACTTCGCCCGCAACGCCCGCATGGCGATCTTCGCCACCAAGTCCGTCGCGAAGGACGGCAAGATTTCGAGCATCGTGCCGATGGTGCCGCACGTCGACCACAACGAGCACGACGTCGACATCATCGTGACCGAACAGGGGCTGGCCGATCTGCGCACGCTTGCGCCGCGCGAGCGGGTGAATCTCGTCATCGACAACTGCGCACATCCGAGCTACCGCGACGTGCTGCGCGAGTACTACCGTGACGCGCAGCGCTACGGCGGTCACACGCCGCATGCGCTGGAGCGCGCATTCGACCTGCACGTCAATTTGCGCGAGCGCGGCTCGATGCTGTTGGGTAAGTGA
- a CDS encoding EAL domain-containing protein, whose translation MHTLRRLTRWLPVLIGAIAGMLVMLFVGQIAQTRVDDFRLRAYVQDIMGFMGDASLSSRSALHDAMYSGAVPCTDADILALRRVAMRSPYFHDIARVHDSRLLCSAVVGRFDPEPELPPPSHETRTGVKLWHTITGIVTPGVQVNAIGLGDVVVFSPPVLPARLSMPDAGFASVASTSDMRFQFWRAGKFEVQQRITLGKTSRWLDIGPLRQFALCSDSVDVCASAIYTSSRILTNPWGLVMALSIGAVAGGAVGQSWRSRRRYRMSIDWVTQQAAESGGIHLVYQPLVRLRDGKMIGVEALARLNDSAGNPISPDMFIPIAERRGVIGLITRQVARKALVEMHARMLADPEFHVSINLAATDVVDQTFHTYLNHIAASLRVPRAQIALEVTERSTDNMTRLREALDRLRVDGYQIHIDDFGTGFSNLAYLSTLNVDALKIDRMFTQAIGKDTVGSAIVDQICKMATLLHVDVIVEGLETQAQADYMLTIHPDAIGQGWLFGKAVAAEDLMPGLDAVKTADATDAAHARQ comes from the coding sequence ATGCACACGCTCAGAAGGCTGACCCGCTGGTTGCCAGTGCTCATCGGCGCTATCGCGGGCATGCTGGTCATGTTGTTCGTCGGACAGATCGCGCAAACACGCGTGGACGACTTTCGTCTGCGCGCCTACGTGCAGGACATCATGGGGTTCATGGGCGACGCGTCGCTCTCCAGCCGTAGCGCATTGCACGACGCGATGTACAGCGGCGCGGTGCCATGCACCGACGCGGACATTCTCGCGCTGCGCCGCGTCGCCATGCGCAGCCCTTACTTTCACGACATCGCCCGCGTTCACGATTCCCGCTTGCTATGTTCCGCGGTGGTCGGGCGGTTCGATCCGGAGCCGGAACTGCCGCCGCCCAGTCATGAGACGCGAACGGGCGTGAAGCTCTGGCATACGATCACGGGGATCGTCACGCCGGGCGTGCAGGTCAACGCCATTGGGCTTGGGGATGTCGTGGTCTTCAGCCCGCCGGTGCTGCCGGCGCGTCTGAGCATGCCAGACGCCGGCTTTGCGTCGGTTGCGTCCACGAGCGACATGCGCTTTCAGTTCTGGCGTGCGGGCAAGTTCGAGGTTCAGCAGCGCATTACGTTGGGAAAAACGTCGCGCTGGCTCGACATCGGACCTTTACGGCAATTCGCGCTTTGCTCGGACAGCGTCGACGTGTGCGCTTCGGCCATTTATACGTCCTCACGTATTCTGACCAATCCCTGGGGGCTGGTCATGGCGCTCTCGATCGGCGCCGTGGCCGGGGGCGCGGTAGGGCAGTCGTGGCGCTCGCGTCGTCGCTATCGCATGTCGATCGACTGGGTCACGCAGCAGGCGGCGGAGTCGGGCGGCATTCATCTCGTGTATCAGCCGCTGGTGCGTTTGCGCGACGGCAAGATGATCGGTGTCGAGGCGCTCGCCCGCCTGAACGACAGCGCCGGTAATCCGATTTCGCCCGACATGTTCATTCCCATTGCCGAGCGACGGGGTGTGATCGGGCTGATCACCCGTCAGGTCGCCCGCAAGGCGCTGGTGGAAATGCATGCGCGCATGCTGGCCGACCCGGAGTTCCACGTCAGCATCAATCTTGCGGCCACGGATGTCGTGGATCAGACCTTTCATACCTACCTGAATCACATTGCGGCGTCGTTGCGCGTGCCTCGGGCGCAGATCGCGCTGGAAGTCACGGAGCGCTCCACGGACAACATGACCCGACTGCGCGAAGCGCTCGACCGACTGCGGGTGGATGGCTATCAGATTCACATCGACGATTTCGGTACGGGCTTTTCCAATCTCGCTTATCTGTCGACACTCAATGTCGACGCGCTCAAGATCGACCGCATGTTCACACAGGCCATCGGAAAAGACACGGTGGGTAGCGCAATCGTCGACCAGATCTGCAAGATGGCGACGCTGCTTCACGTGGATGTCATCGTCGAAGGGCTGGAGACGCAGGCACAGGCCGACTACATGCTGACGATTCATCCCGACGCCATCGGGCAGGGCTGGCTGTTCGGCAAAGCGGTGGCCGCCGAGGACCTGATGCCCGGGCTCGATGCAGTGAAGACGGCCGACGCGACTGACGCAGCGCACGCGCGACAGTAG
- a CDS encoding MFS transporter — protein MKAAEVNVGALIDESRLGAYQWWVIALCAMCLVVDGFDVQAMGYVAPVVIREWGIAKETLSPVFGAGLFGMLVGSLTFSALADKLGRRPVLIGATLFFSVCMIVTGFANTITELVVWRFAAGLGLGCIMPNAMALAGEYSPRRIRVSLMMIVSCGFTLGGVVGGLITAAIIPSLGWRAVFYIGGAIPLVLGVLMWLSLPESIQFLMFKKSDTSRIRKQLLRVAPLANVPADARFVLDEQKAKGVPFIELFKDGRARVTLLLWVINFANLLDMYFLSNWLPTVIRDAGYSTQVAVMAGTALWAGGVIGTLLLGRVIDRVGFTSVLAVTFLIAIAATAAIGNPVVMVSMVAVFIAIFFAGFSIIGGQPALNALAATYYPTSLRSTGIGWSLGIGRIGSVLGPVLGGALMHLQWSSSSLFLAAAVPACVSLIGVLAIARTQRGDGGNLRAATAS, from the coding sequence ATGAAAGCAGCAGAAGTGAATGTGGGTGCGCTGATCGACGAGAGTCGTCTGGGCGCCTATCAGTGGTGGGTGATCGCATTGTGTGCGATGTGCCTGGTGGTCGACGGTTTCGACGTTCAGGCCATGGGCTATGTAGCGCCGGTGGTCATTCGCGAGTGGGGCATTGCCAAGGAAACGCTCTCGCCGGTCTTCGGCGCCGGGCTGTTCGGCATGCTCGTCGGCTCGCTCACGTTCTCCGCGCTTGCCGACAAACTGGGGCGCCGTCCGGTGCTGATCGGCGCCACGCTGTTCTTTTCGGTGTGCATGATCGTCACCGGTTTTGCGAACACGATCACGGAACTGGTCGTCTGGCGCTTTGCTGCCGGCCTGGGGCTGGGCTGCATCATGCCCAACGCCATGGCGCTTGCCGGTGAATACAGCCCGCGTCGCATTCGCGTCTCGCTCATGATGATCGTGTCGTGCGGCTTCACGCTGGGCGGTGTGGTGGGCGGACTGATCACTGCCGCCATCATTCCGAGCCTCGGCTGGCGCGCAGTGTTCTATATCGGCGGCGCCATTCCGCTGGTGCTGGGCGTGCTGATGTGGCTCTCGCTGCCCGAGTCGATCCAGTTCCTCATGTTCAAGAAGAGCGACACCTCGCGCATTCGCAAGCAATTGCTGCGAGTGGCGCCGCTCGCGAACGTACCGGCAGATGCCCGCTTTGTGCTCGACGAGCAAAAGGCCAAGGGCGTGCCGTTCATCGAACTCTTCAAAGACGGCCGCGCCCGCGTGACGCTGTTGCTGTGGGTCATCAACTTCGCCAATCTGCTCGACATGTACTTCCTGTCGAACTGGCTGCCGACGGTGATTCGCGACGCCGGTTATTCCACGCAAGTGGCCGTGATGGCGGGCACCGCATTGTGGGCGGGCGGCGTGATCGGCACGCTGCTGCTCGGCCGCGTGATCGACCGCGTGGGCTTCACGAGCGTGCTGGCCGTCACGTTCCTGATCGCGATCGCAGCCACGGCGGCCATCGGCAACCCGGTAGTGATGGTCTCGATGGTGGCGGTGTTCATCGCAATTTTCTTCGCGGGCTTCTCGATCATCGGCGGCCAGCCGGCGCTCAATGCGCTGGCGGCGACCTACTACCCGACATCGTTGCGCTCGACGGGCATCGGCTGGAGCCTCGGTATCGGCCGCATCGGTTCGGTGCTCGGGCCCGTGCTGGGTGGCGCGCTGATGCATCTGCAATGGTCGTCGTCGTCGCTGTTCCTCGCGGCGGCCGTGCCGGCGTGCGTCTCCCTGATCGGTGTGCTGGCTATTGCCCGCACGCAGCGCGGTGACGGTGGCAATCTGCGCGCCGCCACGGCGAGCTGA
- a CDS encoding LysR substrate-binding domain-containing protein has protein sequence MELRHLQYFIAVAEERHFTRAAARVGIQQPPLSLQIRQLEAELGGPLFVRLPRDVALTELGEAFLPEARQILERVARTKRRMQQISRGEAGHIRIGFAGATYFEPRIPAWIRDFRSRYPDVQLHPQQSNTASLLTALVEESVDAAFIRTPFEVPEGIVSVLVVDEPMVLVLPLGHPMCSRERVPLAALARDEFILLPRDISPALYDRTIAACEAAGFRPQLGQEAPQITSIVPMVAAGFGVSLVPASVSQIRTPGMGFWPIDAPQGEMPLAPISLAYRADHGSAALERFIAMMPSQGTQGTQGTQGTQWAQGVHGA, from the coding sequence ATGGAATTGCGACATCTGCAATATTTCATTGCTGTCGCGGAAGAGCGTCATTTCACGCGTGCTGCGGCGCGTGTGGGGATCCAGCAGCCCCCGCTGAGCTTGCAGATCCGGCAACTCGAAGCGGAATTGGGCGGACCCTTGTTCGTACGTCTGCCACGCGATGTAGCGTTGACGGAATTGGGCGAGGCGTTCCTGCCCGAGGCGCGGCAGATTCTGGAGCGGGTGGCGCGCACGAAGCGCCGCATGCAGCAGATCTCACGCGGCGAGGCGGGCCATATCCGCATCGGCTTCGCCGGCGCGACGTATTTCGAGCCTCGCATTCCCGCCTGGATTCGTGACTTTCGATCGCGTTATCCGGACGTGCAACTCCATCCGCAACAGAGCAACACGGCGAGTCTGCTAACGGCGCTCGTCGAGGAATCCGTCGATGCGGCATTCATCCGCACGCCGTTCGAGGTGCCCGAGGGCATCGTCAGCGTGCTGGTCGTCGATGAGCCCATGGTGCTGGTCTTGCCGCTGGGGCACCCGATGTGCTCACGCGAGCGGGTGCCGCTTGCGGCGCTGGCGCGCGATGAGTTCATTCTGCTGCCGCGCGACATCAGTCCCGCGTTGTACGACCGTACGATCGCCGCCTGCGAGGCGGCGGGCTTTCGACCGCAACTGGGACAGGAGGCGCCGCAAATCACGTCCATTGTGCCGATGGTCGCGGCGGGATTCGGGGTGTCGCTGGTGCCGGCGTCCGTCAGTCAGATCCGCACGCCCGGCATGGGGTTCTGGCCCATCGACGCCCCGCAGGGCGAGATGCCGTTAGCGCCGATCAGTCTCGCGTATCGCGCCGATCACGGCTCGGCCGCGCTCGAGCGTTTCATTGCGATGATGCCCTCGCAAGGGACGCAAGGGACGCAAGGGACGCAAGGGACGCAATGGGCGCAAGGGGTGCATGGGGCGTGA
- a CDS encoding Bcr/CflA family multidrug efflux MFS transporter yields MTTTSELSPALPSERVLLGILGLFMMIAPASTDMYLPGLPTMRHELGASAAATQLTLSYFFLGFAFGQLFWGPLADRFGRRKPMAAGIVLYIFGSIGCAFADSIDHMMMWRFVQALGGCAMPVIAQAIVRDVYGPRNSARAFSIMLLVMSVAPIVAPLVGGQMLRFTTWRVIFGILAVFGVVALVALWRLPETGAMNGRQAGGPRAILGSYWQLLRDPHFVGYMVAGGAVFGASFTYITGTPLVYMEYFHVSPQCFGVLFGINIVGMAAMTMFNSRRVGQIGPYRLMRTGIVGCAIVTTVLCATVWLGFALLPLMVVMLFLFMSLRGIITANSVAGALANHPTRAGAAAALVGSVQYGFGFAAGGLLGLLNDGSPRPLVTVMCGFAVLAFVALVTMLRAPQGVR; encoded by the coding sequence ATGACCACGACGTCCGAACTCTCTCCCGCTTTGCCTTCCGAACGCGTGCTGCTCGGCATTCTCGGCCTGTTCATGATGATCGCGCCGGCGTCCACCGACATGTACTTGCCCGGGCTGCCCACCATGCGCCACGAACTGGGCGCGAGTGCCGCGGCCACGCAACTGACGCTGTCCTACTTCTTCCTCGGCTTTGCCTTCGGCCAATTGTTCTGGGGGCCGCTTGCCGACCGGTTCGGACGTCGCAAGCCCATGGCCGCCGGTATCGTGTTGTATATCTTCGGCAGTATCGGGTGCGCGTTTGCCGACAGCATCGATCACATGATGATGTGGCGATTCGTGCAGGCGCTGGGCGGATGTGCGATGCCGGTGATCGCGCAGGCCATCGTGCGCGACGTCTATGGCCCGCGCAACAGCGCCCGCGCGTTCTCGATCATGCTGCTGGTCATGAGCGTGGCGCCGATCGTCGCACCGCTGGTGGGCGGGCAGATGCTGCGCTTTACGACATGGCGCGTGATCTTCGGCATCCTGGCGGTGTTCGGTGTCGTGGCGCTGGTGGCGTTGTGGCGTTTGCCCGAGACCGGCGCGATGAATGGCCGTCAGGCGGGCGGCCCGCGTGCGATTCTGGGGTCGTACTGGCAGTTGCTGCGCGATCCGCATTTCGTGGGTTACATGGTCGCGGGCGGGGCCGTGTTCGGTGCGTCGTTCACCTACATTACCGGCACGCCCCTCGTGTACATGGAGTACTTCCACGTCTCGCCGCAGTGCTTCGGCGTGTTGTTCGGCATCAACATCGTGGGCATGGCGGCCATGACGATGTTCAACTCGCGCCGTGTGGGACAGATCGGGCCTTACCGGCTCATGCGTACCGGCATCGTCGGATGCGCGATCGTCACGACGGTGTTGTGCGCGACGGTGTGGCTCGGCTTTGCGCTGCTGCCGCTCATGGTGGTGATGCTGTTCCTGTTCATGTCGCTGCGCGGCATCATCACCGCGAATTCGGTGGCCGGGGCGCTGGCGAATCATCCGACGCGCGCTGGCGCTGCGGCGGCGCTCGTGGGCAGCGTGCAGTACGGCTTCGGGTTCGCGGCGGGGGGATTGCTCGGACTGCTCAACGACGGTTCACCACGCCCGCTTGTGACGGTGATGTGCGGTTTCGCAGTCCTGGCGTTCGTGGCGCTGGTCACGATGTTGCGGGCGCCGCAAGGCGTGCGTTGA